GCTTTCGAAGATTTAAACAATGTAAACACCTTAGGATAATTCCAAAAGAAGTTTATTAAAAATAAAACCCCGAATTTCTCAGAAATTCGGGGTTTTTTGTGATTTCTATTAGTCTTATTGGTGATTATTTGATTTGTTAAATATATTATTGTTAAAAAAGTTAACTTAAGTAAGATTTGTAGTTAATTTTGGAATTTTAGTGATTTATTTTGTTTCTAATTTGTAATATTGTGTTATACAATTGATTGTATGGTCGGGGAATTTGAAAAGTGACTTAAAAAAATAGAGTAGAAGTAAATCAAATTATCAGTATTATGTTAAAAAGTAATTTAAAAAAGTTATTTTTAATGGCTACTATGTTTTTGGTAGCCGTTGGGTGCTTTTCTGGTTCTGAGCAGAAAGAGCCAGATTTTGACTTAAAGGGAGCCTTTGATGGTTTTGCTAAAAATATAACACTCCAAAAGGATTTTAGTATGCCAATTCGTGCAGAAAAAGCAAGCGAGCATATTCAGAAATATTTACTTGAAGCAGATGCTGAGCTGAGTGAAGCCATGAAAGAGGACGATTATGTTGATGCGGTTTCCTATAAGGTAGCTTATGATGGTAAAAACCTTAATTTCGTTGATTTTAAGACAGAAGAAAAAACAATTTCGTCTCGTGCAGCAAAGGGTGGGCCTGCATCTGAATACGATTGGAGTTGTCCTGGAGGGCAAAGGCTTGTGACTACTTGTATGAGTCAAAGCTGTGTAGAAAAAGAGCTTAAAGAGCTAGCAAAAAAATGAATGTGGGAGATGAAGTTGTGATTCATCGTTCAAGGTTTAAAGTAGAGATTTGCACTACTATAAAAGATTAATAAAAATTAAATATGAGCCTTCCTTTTGAAATGAGGGGGCTTTTTTTATATTTGATAAAAAATTTGTAGCTTTACCCAATCATTTGTAAAGATTATAAATTATGGCTTGGTTCAGACGAACAAAGAAAAATATACAAACCACTACCGAGGAGAAAAAAGACACTCCCAAAGGCTTGTGGTACAAAACGCCCACTGGGAAAGTGATTGAAACCGAGGAATTGGAGCGTAACGATTATGTGAGCCCAGAGGACGACTTCCATGTGCGCATAGGTTCGCAACAATATTTTGAGATCTTATTCGATGACAAAAAATTCAAAGAATTAGATAAAAATCTCTCAAGCAAAGACCCGCTTGGGTGGGAAGATACCCAAAAATACACGGATAGAGTAAAATCCACTCGCAAAAAAACAGGACTTACTGACTCGCTTCGCACAGCTTATGGCGATATCAATGGGCGAAAAGTGGTGGTAAGTGCCATGGATTTTGTGTTCATTGGCGGTTCGCTTGGCTCGGTAATGGGCGAGAAAATCGTTCGTGCCATTGATTACGCTATTGAAAATAATACCGCTTTTGTATTGATTTGTAAATCAGGAGGTGCTCGTATGATGGAGGCAGCACACTCGTTGATGCAGATGGCGAAAGTGGAAGCGAAGCTTGTACAACTTTCAGAAGCTAAATTACCTTATATTACGATTTTGACAGACCCCACCTTTGGCGGAATCACCGCTTCGTTTGGTATGATGGGGGATGTAACTATCGCAGAGCCAGGTGCACTTATCGGTTTTGCAGGGCCCCGTGTAATCAAAGAAACGATTGGTAAAGATTTGCCAGAAGGATTCCAAACATCAGAGTTCTTGCTCGAGAAAGGATTTATAGATTTAATCGTTCATAGGCAAAGTTTGAAAACACGACTTACTCAACTCTTAGATTTAATGATGGAAAAATAAAATAGCTTAAAATCATATTTTTAATCCGTGATAACATAATATCACGGATTTTTTTCGCCCCTTCAATTCGGAAACAAAAATCGTTTTGAGAGTTTTTTGGTGTATTTTAGACGCATAATTTAATCTTTTAAAACACTGAAAATAAATTAATTTAATTTAATATGGTTTCTTTTTTCGAAAAACTGTGTAAACTTTTTTTGTTTATAAAGTTTTTTGGTTTTAAATTTGCGGTGAAATTAAAAAATGGAAATGAAAGAGAAAGTGCTGAATAAAGCCAAGGAATTGTTCTGTCAGTTTGGTTATAAGACCATTACGATGGACGAGGTGGCAAATCAGCTGAGCGTTTCGAAAAAAACACTTTACGAAATCTACGATTCCAAAAGTAAATTGGTAGAGGAAGTGGTGGGGAGTTTGCAAAAGGACATTGATAGGGAAA
This Ornithobacterium rhinotracheale DNA region includes the following protein-coding sequences:
- the accD gene encoding acetyl-CoA carboxylase, carboxyltransferase subunit beta, whose product is MAWFRRTKKNIQTTTEEKKDTPKGLWYKTPTGKVIETEELERNDYVSPEDDFHVRIGSQQYFEILFDDKKFKELDKNLSSKDPLGWEDTQKYTDRVKSTRKKTGLTDSLRTAYGDINGRKVVVSAMDFVFIGGSLGSVMGEKIVRAIDYAIENNTAFVLICKSGGARMMEAAHSLMQMAKVEAKLVQLSEAKLPYITILTDPTFGGITASFGMMGDVTIAEPGALIGFAGPRVIKETIGKDLPEGFQTSEFLLEKGFIDLIVHRQSLKTRLTQLLDLMMEK